The sequence below is a genomic window from Canis aureus isolate CA01 chromosome 11, VMU_Caureus_v.1.0, whole genome shotgun sequence.
GGCAGGGCCTCGAGGGGGCGGCCGTGCTCCCACCTGCTGATCGCCCGTCTCCGCCCCAGCTGCACCGCACCGCCCTGCACTGGGCCTGCCTGAAGGGTCACGGCCAGCTCGTGAACAGGCTGTTAGAGGCGGGGGCTTCCGTGGATGCTCGTGACCTGGTGAGAAGTGGGGCAGGCCCATCCTCCCGGTGGGCACCTGTGCAGCACCATAGCATGCCAGTGCCTCGATGCTTGTTCTGCAGCTGGACAGGACACCTGTGTTCTGGGCCTGCCGTGGAGGACACCTGGACATCCTCAAACAGCTGCTAAACCAGGGAGCCCAGGTCAACGCCCGGGACAAGGTGAGGGGGACGCTGAAGAGAAGCCGGTTGAGCAGTGCCCAGGATGGAGGAAGAGAGCACAGCCACTCGGGGCTGGGATGAGGCCTCACCAGGTGGGGGTGGTGCTGACCCTCCTTCACGCCCTCAGATCTGGAGCACCCCGCTGCACGTGGCTGTGCGCACAAGACACTGTGACTGCCTGGAGCATCTCATCGCCTGTGGAGCCCACCTCGATGCCCAGGACAAGGTGGGTGCTCGGTCTTTTTGGTTTGGGTCAGCTCTGCCAGGGGACAGTGACTGATGGAGCCTGAGCTTAGGGAAGGCACCTGCCAACTGGACCCTCCTGGAGACGGGGAGCTCAGGAGGATGACCTCCCGTTTCCCAACAGGAAGGGGACACGGCTCTGCATGAGGCCGTGCGGCATGGCCACTACAAAGCCATGAAGGTGCTGCTGCTCTACGGAGCCAAGCTGGGTGTGCAGAACGCGGTAGGAGCAGGGCCAAGGCCCTGGACCCTGGTCTGAGGAGGGCGGGTGGCCCctaaggaggaaggagaggactgATCTGGTATCCTTGTTCCCAGGCTTCGGTGACCCCGGTACAGCTGGCACGGGACTGGCAGCGGGGCATCCGGGAAGCACTGCAGGCCCATGCCGGGCATCCCCGCACCCGGTCCTGACGACAGCACCCTGTAGGGTCACTTCACCGCCACCATTCCATCCCTTTCACCTCCCATCCTTACGTCCTCACCATCACCCGCACCCCTcagctgtcctcagctctctccctCCGGGGGCTGCTTCCTCAGCCCACCCCACCAGGACTGAACAGCAGCGCGATAAAGCAGACCCCTGCCCAAGTGTCAGGGATGGCTTGTTCCCTGCCAGGGTGTGGGTTCGGGAAGGCTGCCCAGGACCACAGGGAAGCAAGAGGGGGGCCAGGTGAGGACTGTGCAGGAGGGTGGCACTCCAGCACAGAGCAAAACTGAATAGTCCTAAGCCTCGAGCTGCCCAGGGCTGGGCGCTAGATGTCCTTGGTGTCCCTGATGCTCAGTCTGGGAGactgtgccccccgccccccggaccAGTTTCCTCTGGGTTTGTGTGTGATCCAGCATGAGGCCAGCAGCTGCCATCCAGGCGTTCCTGCAGTTGGCCGAGGCCCTTGGGCAGGGGATTTCTCTGGGAATTCCATTCCTATCAGTAGCAACCCTGATAGTGTGTGGAGTGGCTCCACGCAGCTTTGGCCTTAGGGATTCTGGAGTTGGGTCTGGCAGTTGAGGGgcaagggggcgggggcggtcACAGGTTTGAGGCCCCCTGCAGCCCAAGTCCAGTACCAACCTGGTTGCCTCAGAAGCCCTAAGACTGGTGCTAGAGCTGATGTTTTAGGGAAATCTTGTGTCTACTAGCCCAAGGCTTCGGTCAGCCTGCCTGCTGCTCTCTAGTTGGCCAGCTGGTGGCGCTTTTGTAGGGGTGAAATGCCTGGGAGCTGGGGATTGCTTGTGGCCCACCCAGCTTTTGGGGTGGCGGCCCGTAACCCTACTTTGCCTCAGGCGATGTCACCCTAGCACTAGAGCTTAAGCCCACAGCTGCACCTGCTCTGCTTCACCCCACCACGCAGGGGGACACCAAGGAGCTAGTGGCTTAGCCCCGGAGGGGAAGCACTGCCtactgcccctcctcctctcttgaGGGGTGGCACATTTAGGACCCAGCTTCGCACAAGTCCTCACCAAGGTTCCTTCCTTCCACTGCCTTTTCTGTTTGACGTCGCGTTGGCGTAGACCCATACTGCTGGCGGGCCTGGGTCCTGAACTGGCAGG
It includes:
- the ANKRD23 gene encoding ankyrin repeat domain-containing protein 23, with the protein product MDTISIQQLVCGDRVERKVLGCGRGAPDPGGGPRAWRLGAQEAVAREWWKLEEEKKKKVERFNSSRLNLETLADLENLVQRRREKRLKRRVPPRAPEPVAKPQPQAQREPVDLEMFLKAAAENQEALIDKYLTDGGDPSAHDKLHRTALHWACLKGHGQLVNRLLEAGASVDARDLLDRTPVFWACRGGHLDILKQLLNQGAQVNARDKIWSTPLHVAVRTRHCDCLEHLIACGAHLDAQDKEGDTALHEAVRHGHYKAMKVLLLYGAKLGVQNAASVTPVQLARDWQRGIREALQAHAGHPRTRS